A part of Myxococcus landrumus genomic DNA contains:
- a CDS encoding ABC transporter substrate-binding protein, translating into MTSRFCVVGLVLLGSMPALAASRPRYGGEVRMAHAGPPEVGEPSLADTPLEATLLGLLSRPVCSVTTEGEVHPALARELSRPTPQVSRLTMPSATSAGAMARAWMRLTSVEGASPYRALLFPLRGEGRQISASGATLDLALAFPWPDLERGLCHPALAAPASAATPGPFSAAGRGALDAHLGWPRGRPYLDRLQLTATDERGLARLWSSRQVQVELGVSSETDTVSGPLLYATYLAFSPRRVPADFRQAVESAIDREDLTRLFVHGPAVPMPHLLPPALMQQGPKPRPAAPASKPSRTVTLVYDAALDDQRAVAERIQVKLHERGYTVALEPLARAALRARWAKGDFELMLHALLLPPAPGPAFAVVLDAAGRKDLLGVELPAIGSLTDAAARDARTRERALALGASLPLVPLYAQGLGVRAMAEVGGLVMDGQGLPALDGAYLLPPEGAGIGGRP; encoded by the coding sequence ATGACGTCCCGCTTCTGTGTCGTCGGCCTCGTGCTCCTTGGCTCCATGCCCGCGCTCGCCGCGAGCCGGCCGCGCTATGGCGGCGAAGTGCGCATGGCGCATGCGGGGCCTCCCGAGGTCGGAGAGCCCTCTCTCGCGGATACTCCGCTGGAGGCCACGCTCCTCGGTCTGCTGTCGCGGCCCGTCTGCTCGGTGACGACCGAGGGCGAGGTGCATCCCGCGCTCGCGCGAGAGCTGTCCCGACCGACGCCTCAGGTCTCGCGGCTGACGATGCCCTCCGCCACCAGCGCGGGGGCGATGGCGCGTGCGTGGATGCGGCTGACCAGCGTGGAGGGCGCATCGCCGTACCGCGCCCTGCTCTTCCCGCTGCGAGGCGAGGGGCGGCAGATCAGCGCGAGTGGTGCCACGCTGGACCTGGCGCTCGCCTTCCCCTGGCCCGACCTGGAGCGCGGGTTGTGCCATCCGGCGTTGGCCGCGCCCGCCTCGGCGGCGACTCCGGGTCCCTTCTCGGCGGCGGGGCGTGGTGCGCTGGATGCACATCTGGGGTGGCCTCGTGGGCGCCCCTATCTCGACAGGCTGCAGCTCACCGCCACGGATGAGCGCGGACTGGCCCGGCTCTGGTCTTCTCGACAGGTGCAAGTGGAGCTCGGGGTCTCCTCGGAGACGGACACTGTCTCGGGTCCGTTGTTGTACGCGACGTACCTCGCGTTCTCGCCCCGGCGCGTCCCCGCGGACTTCCGGCAGGCGGTGGAGAGCGCCATCGACCGCGAGGACCTCACGCGCCTCTTCGTTCATGGTCCGGCGGTTCCCATGCCGCATCTGCTGCCACCCGCGCTGATGCAGCAGGGCCCCAAGCCTCGTCCGGCCGCGCCCGCGTCGAAGCCGTCTCGCACGGTGACGCTGGTGTACGACGCGGCCCTCGATGACCAGCGCGCGGTGGCCGAGCGCATCCAGGTGAAGCTGCATGAGCGCGGCTACACCGTGGCGCTGGAGCCCCTGGCGCGCGCGGCCCTTCGCGCACGGTGGGCCAAGGGAGACTTCGAGCTGATGCTGCATGCGCTGCTCCTGCCACCGGCGCCGGGTCCCGCGTTCGCGGTGGTGCTGGACGCAGCGGGGCGCAAGGACTTGCTGGGCGTGGAGCTTCCGGCCATCGGCTCGCTGACGGATGCGGCGGCTCGGGATGCGCGGACCCGCGAGCGTGCGCTGGCGCTGGGTGCATCGCTGCCGCTGGTGCCGCTGTATGCGCAGGGGCTGGGCGTCCGGGCGATGGCGGAGGTGGGTGGACTGGTGATGGATGGGCAGGGCCTGCCAGCGCTCGATGGCGCGTACCTGTTGCC
- a CDS encoding VCBS repeat-containing protein: protein MSRTLVLVLSWGLCAFAASAAPVPPAAPDTHVPAVQRLSQALATSVRALPAEAPVAVYLSGGSAELRRAVGTVLAGRLAAVGLAPTVVDAPSAEAAEGVARAQGARTLVRLTLDVEAGALRARGDALGTWVNFWSGRAPTRPAKPSGALVESVDADAEVLALASLGLPPSQPVSPGGPTKSLRLLGATLVRFEQPLAALAAGDLDGDGRDEIAVMTEEDVSVFAADGRLLARRELSALPFSGSTTREPFGALAVLPGPPRLAAWSSRRAQGEVLALDKGRGTLRPVGTLDGAPLGAVERGSFVPGQTSFQAEVRFADGKSMALPAPFSTASLAPPRMLFVHPDATASLYARAGAPPTRLVGLGTGSALGDLDGDGTPELLTTSTLLQPSPDVLRVHSLKAEDPVAHEPLWQGSLPAGRALFVVVADLDGDERREVVVGLWKPDGTGELFLLRQGAP, encoded by the coding sequence GTGAGCCGAACCCTGGTTCTCGTCCTCTCCTGGGGACTGTGCGCGTTCGCGGCCAGCGCGGCGCCCGTTCCTCCCGCGGCTCCGGACACCCACGTCCCCGCCGTGCAGCGCCTGTCGCAGGCCCTGGCCACTTCGGTGCGCGCCCTGCCCGCGGAGGCGCCCGTGGCGGTGTATCTCTCGGGCGGCTCGGCCGAGCTGCGGCGCGCGGTGGGGACCGTCCTCGCGGGACGGCTCGCGGCCGTGGGGCTCGCCCCCACGGTGGTGGATGCTCCGAGCGCGGAGGCCGCCGAAGGGGTGGCCCGCGCCCAGGGGGCTCGCACGCTGGTGCGCCTGACGCTGGATGTGGAAGCGGGCGCCCTGCGCGCGCGCGGTGATGCGCTGGGCACGTGGGTCAACTTCTGGTCGGGCCGTGCGCCGACGCGTCCCGCGAAGCCCTCCGGGGCGCTCGTCGAGTCGGTGGACGCGGACGCGGAGGTGCTCGCCCTGGCGTCGTTGGGCCTGCCTCCGTCGCAGCCTGTCTCACCGGGAGGGCCCACCAAGAGCCTCCGGCTGCTGGGCGCCACGCTGGTTCGCTTCGAGCAGCCTCTCGCCGCGCTCGCCGCGGGGGACCTGGATGGCGATGGCCGGGACGAAATCGCGGTGATGACGGAGGAGGACGTGTCCGTCTTCGCCGCGGATGGACGGCTGCTGGCCCGCAGGGAGCTGAGCGCCCTGCCCTTCTCGGGCAGCACCACTCGCGAGCCCTTTGGCGCATTGGCCGTGTTGCCCGGGCCACCTCGGCTCGCGGCGTGGAGTTCGCGTCGCGCGCAGGGAGAGGTCCTCGCGTTGGACAAGGGCCGCGGCACGCTGCGGCCCGTGGGCACCCTCGACGGTGCGCCGCTGGGAGCCGTGGAGCGAGGGAGCTTCGTGCCGGGACAGACATCGTTCCAGGCCGAGGTCCGGTTCGCCGATGGCAAGTCCATGGCACTCCCGGCGCCCTTCTCCACCGCGAGCCTCGCTCCGCCTCGGATGCTCTTCGTGCATCCGGATGCCACGGCTTCTCTCTATGCGCGCGCGGGGGCTCCCCCCACGCGCCTCGTCGGGCTGGGCACGGGCAGTGCGCTGGGTGACCTGGATGGCGATGGCACGCCGGAGCTGCTCACCACGTCGACGCTGCTCCAGCCCTCGCCGGATGTGCTGCGGGTCCACTCGCTCAAGGCGGAGGACCCCGTCGCGCACGAGCCGCTGTGGCAGGGCTCGCTCCCCGCGGGGCGTGCGCTGTTCGTGGTGGTGGCCGACCTGGACGGCGATGAGCGCCGCGAGGTGGTGGTGGGGCTGTGGAAGCCCGACGGCACCGGAGAGCTGTTCCTTCTTCGCCAGGGTGCGCCATGA
- a CDS encoding penicillin-binding protein 1A, with amino-acid sequence MTLASVMPNPPEAPPPSTPPPAPPRPSFGARLWKWTKRLLITGAVGLLLCLLIAVGTYLYFSRDLPSVDTLRNYQLPQVTKVTCGDGSICAEYAYEKRTVVRVENLPSHVRDAFLAAEDADFYKHVGLDPFGIARATVKNLIPGSTKSGASTITQQVVKNLLLTPERKLSRKIREWILTPRVEEALTKDQILGLYINQSYYGQRRYGLEEAALYYFGKNAKDLSVGEAAVLAGTVQSPHRINPVTNMTRAKSRQRYVLRQMANQGFVPAKVVEGELDKPIVLAPRPKPRVGPYYVEEIRRTLIERYGEEAVMRGGLRVDIAMVPNLQVAAEQAVREGLEAMDRRQGYRGPRGTLEDARWARLRGMVVTRIEEAGRRQKDQGYVADLSPLVKEEKAAEPKPGAATEPEVEGAEEQRPDLTSEDEAPPSEEELLVGAVPLQPLEEGLRLTGYVSEVDEKHNVARVDLVSRTAEVAYSTVTWARQKGKGAPKSISDVFAKGQLVFVRVLKAPPAPAFVEATLDQIPEVQGGMVAIRPDNRNVVALVGGYDAARSSYNRATQARRQPGSSFKPFLYGAAMASGRYTPLSKVNDAPEAIRDPYTGKAWKPQNYDRRFEGPMTLRQALTKSKNTVSVRLIESLTPPTVIDFARRAGIHSPMPENLTLALGTGEVTILEAVNAYATLQANGRFAEPLMLLRVRDSRGKVLEEHQPGFEETLPPAVAYLTTSLMRSVVEEGTAKAVRELNRPAAGKTGTTQESRDTWFSGYTMDYVASAWVGFDDNSPMGSSETGGRAALPIWLHFMRTAHEGLPAREFEVPSGILQVRIDPVTGLLAGASVPGRMEPFLEGTQPTAEAPPPGQVTSDEFFLNEGNRKGL; translated from the coding sequence ATGACCCTGGCCTCCGTGATGCCCAATCCGCCTGAAGCTCCGCCCCCCTCCACCCCGCCGCCCGCGCCTCCACGCCCCAGCTTCGGCGCGCGCCTCTGGAAGTGGACGAAGCGGCTGCTCATCACCGGGGCCGTGGGCCTGCTCCTGTGCCTGCTCATCGCCGTGGGCACGTACCTCTACTTCAGCCGCGACCTGCCCTCGGTGGACACCCTGCGCAACTACCAGTTGCCCCAGGTCACCAAGGTGACGTGTGGCGACGGGAGCATCTGCGCGGAGTACGCCTACGAGAAGCGCACCGTGGTGCGCGTGGAGAACCTGCCTTCGCACGTGCGCGACGCGTTCCTCGCCGCCGAGGACGCGGACTTCTACAAGCACGTGGGCCTGGACCCCTTCGGCATCGCGCGCGCCACCGTCAAGAACCTCATCCCCGGCAGCACCAAGTCCGGCGCCTCCACCATCACCCAGCAGGTGGTGAAGAACCTGCTGCTCACGCCGGAGCGCAAGCTGTCGCGCAAGATTCGCGAGTGGATTCTCACGCCGCGCGTCGAGGAGGCGCTCACCAAGGACCAGATTCTCGGCCTCTACATCAACCAGTCCTACTACGGGCAGCGGCGCTACGGCCTGGAGGAGGCGGCGCTCTATTACTTCGGCAAGAATGCCAAGGATTTGAGCGTGGGCGAGGCCGCGGTCCTCGCGGGCACGGTGCAGAGTCCGCACCGCATCAACCCGGTGACGAACATGACGCGGGCCAAGTCGCGTCAGCGCTACGTGCTGCGGCAGATGGCCAACCAGGGCTTCGTGCCGGCCAAGGTGGTGGAGGGCGAGCTGGACAAGCCCATCGTCCTCGCGCCCCGGCCCAAGCCGAGGGTGGGTCCCTACTACGTGGAGGAGATTCGCCGCACCCTCATCGAGCGCTACGGCGAAGAGGCGGTGATGCGCGGCGGCCTGCGCGTGGACATCGCCATGGTGCCGAATCTCCAGGTCGCCGCGGAGCAGGCGGTGCGCGAGGGGCTGGAGGCGATGGACCGGCGCCAGGGCTACCGAGGTCCTCGGGGCACGCTGGAGGACGCGCGGTGGGCCCGGCTTCGCGGCATGGTCGTCACGCGCATCGAGGAGGCCGGACGCCGGCAGAAGGACCAGGGCTACGTCGCGGACCTGTCGCCGCTCGTGAAGGAGGAGAAGGCCGCGGAGCCGAAGCCGGGCGCCGCCACGGAGCCGGAGGTGGAGGGCGCGGAGGAGCAGCGCCCGGACCTGACGTCCGAGGACGAGGCCCCCCCGTCGGAGGAGGAGCTGCTGGTGGGCGCGGTGCCCTTGCAGCCGCTGGAGGAAGGGCTGCGGCTGACGGGCTACGTGTCCGAGGTGGATGAGAAGCACAACGTGGCGCGCGTGGACCTGGTGAGCCGCACCGCGGAGGTGGCGTACTCCACCGTCACGTGGGCCCGGCAGAAGGGCAAGGGCGCGCCGAAGAGCATCTCGGACGTGTTCGCGAAGGGGCAGCTCGTCTTCGTGCGAGTCCTGAAGGCGCCTCCCGCGCCGGCCTTCGTGGAGGCCACGCTGGACCAGATTCCGGAGGTGCAAGGCGGGATGGTGGCCATCCGCCCGGACAACCGGAACGTCGTCGCGCTGGTCGGCGGCTACGATGCGGCTCGGTCGTCGTACAACCGCGCCACGCAGGCCAGGCGACAGCCGGGCTCGTCCTTCAAGCCGTTCCTCTACGGCGCCGCGATGGCCAGCGGACGCTACACCCCGCTGTCCAAGGTGAATGACGCGCCCGAGGCGATTCGCGACCCGTACACGGGCAAGGCGTGGAAGCCCCAGAACTACGACCGCCGGTTCGAAGGGCCGATGACGCTGCGACAGGCGCTCACGAAGTCGAAGAACACCGTGTCCGTGCGTCTCATCGAGTCACTCACGCCGCCGACCGTCATCGACTTCGCGCGCCGGGCGGGCATCCACTCGCCCATGCCGGAGAACCTCACGCTGGCGCTGGGCACCGGCGAGGTGACGATTCTGGAGGCGGTGAACGCGTACGCCACGCTCCAGGCCAATGGCCGCTTCGCGGAGCCGCTCATGCTGCTGCGGGTGCGGGACTCGCGCGGCAAGGTGCTGGAGGAGCATCAGCCGGGCTTCGAGGAGACCCTGCCGCCCGCCGTCGCGTACCTCACCACGTCGCTGATGCGCAGCGTGGTGGAGGAAGGAACCGCCAAGGCGGTGCGCGAGCTGAACCGCCCCGCCGCGGGCAAGACGGGCACGACGCAGGAGTCCCGGGACACGTGGTTCTCCGGCTACACGATGGACTACGTGGCCAGCGCGTGGGTGGGTTTCGATGACAACTCACCGATGGGGAGCAGCGAGACGGGCGGACGCGCCGCGCTGCCCATCTGGCTCCACTTCATGCGCACCGCGCACGAGGGCCTCCCCGCCCGTGAGTTCGAGGTGCCCTCCGGCATCCTCCAGGTTCGCATCGACCCCGTCACGGGCCTCCTCGCCGGGGCGTCCGTTCCGGGCCGGATGGAGCCGTTCCTCGAGGGCACCCAACCCACCGCCGAGGCCCCTCCTCCGGGCCAGGTGACCAGCGACGAGTTCTTCCTCAACGAAGGCAACAGGAAGGGTCTGTGA